The Rissa tridactyla isolate bRisTri1 chromosome 16, bRisTri1.patW.cur.20221130, whole genome shotgun sequence genome includes a window with the following:
- the HP1BP3 gene encoding heterochromatin protein 1-binding protein 3 isoform X4 has translation MATDLSEAEPVHHKALPLLTGAQLIHTDKLSEKVEDDTMPIRRSVNNSSRETPPKSKPAEGEEVKADAEVTSEESASVGEEQESETLPAASNEAEQPKEPENEGKGETKSSEETKKDEKDQSKEKEKKVKKTIPAWATLSASQLARAQKQTQMAATSRPKMDAILTEAIRACFQKSGASVVAIRKYIIHKYPSLELERRGYLLKQALKRELERGLIRQVKGKGASGSFVVVSSAGKTVPKARDRKKSTSAPTAEQQVKLEDILPLAFTRLCEPKEASYSLIKKYVSQYYPKLKVDIRPQLLKNALQRAVEKGQLEQITGKGASGTFQERRPTWCRGACPDLVWENFVLMLFSSSLENS, from the exons atggcGACTGATCTGTCTGAAGCTGAACCCGTGCATCATAAGGCGCTTCCACTCTTAACGGGAGCTCAGCTGATCCACACGGACAAGTTAAGTGAG AAAGTTGAAGACGACACGATGCCGATCCGTCGCTCAGTGAATAATTCTTCCCGGGAAACTCCTCCCAAAAGCAAACCTGCTGAAGGTGAAGAGGTCAAAGCAG ATGCGGAAGTAACTTCTGAGGAGTCTGCCTCTGTTGGAGAAGAACAAGAGAGTGAAACCCTGCCTGCTGCATCCAATGAAGCAGAACAGCCAAAGGAACCTGAGAatgaagggaagggggaaacaaAGTCCtcagaagaaaccaaaaagga TGAGAAGGATCAGtctaaggaaaaggagaagaaggtgaAAAAGACCATTCCTGCGTGGGCTACTCTTTCTGCTAGCCAGCTAGCTAGGGCACAGAAGCAGACTCAGATGGCTGCCACCTCACGTCCCAAAATGGATGCTATTTTAACTGAGGCTATCAGG GCGTGCTTTCAAAAGAGTGGTGCATCAGTCGTTGCAATACGTAAATACATCATCCACAAATACCCTTCCCTGGAGCTTGAGCGGAGAGGCTATCTTCTAAAGCAAGCGTTGAAAAGGGAGCTGGAGAGGGGACTCATTAGACAG GTGAAGGGAAAGGGAGCTTCTGGGAGCTTTGTGGTGGTGTCTAGTGCAGGAAAAACTGTTCCAAAAGCCAGAGACAGAAAG AAAAGCACTTCCGCTCCGACTGCAGAGCAACAAGTCAAGCTGGAAGATATCCTGCCGCTGGCTTTCACCCGCCTTTGTGAGCCGAAGGAAGCTTCTTACAGCCTGATCAAGAAATATGTGTCTCAGTATTACCCCAAACTCAAAGTAGATATAAG ACCCCAGCTCTTGAAGAATGCCCTGCAGAGAGCTGTAGAGAAGGGCCAGTTAGAGCAGATCACAGGGAAGGGAGCGTCTGGGACATTCCAG GAGCGCCGACCCACCTGGTGCAGAGGAGCTTGTCCTGACCTGGTTTGGGAGAATTTTGTCTTgatgcttttctcttcctccttggAAAATAGCTGA
- the HP1BP3 gene encoding heterochromatin protein 1-binding protein 3 isoform X1 codes for MATDLSEAEPVHHKALPLLTGAQLIHTDKLSEKVEDDTMPIRRSVNNSSRETPPKSKPAEGEEVKADAEVTSEESASVGEEQESETLPAASNEAEQPKEPENEGKGETKSSEETKKDEKDQSKEKEKKVKKTIPAWATLSASQLARAQKQTQMAATSRPKMDAILTEAIRACFQKSGASVVAIRKYIIHKYPSLELERRGYLLKQALKRELERGLIRQVKGKGASGSFVVVSSAGKTVPKARDRKKSTSAPTAEQQVKLEDILPLAFTRLCEPKEASYSLIKKYVSQYYPKLKVDIRPQLLKNALQRAVEKGQLEQITGKGASGTFQLKKSGEKPLLGGTLMEDAILSAIAAMNEPKTCSTTALKKYILENHPGTNSNFQVHLLKKTLQKCEKNGWMEQISGKGFSGTFQLCFPYYPSPDVLYPEKQQDEDSEESDEEEEDESEEEEESEEEESEEEEPPPKKRMQKRPPPKSRSRAPPMKRRESKPKPRKTPAAHRGKAKPPPKVKTPAKKAKPAASAIKKPSGGSSSKKPAASGRKEVKPSAKGKSTMRKSLRAKKQQEQDDWGNVILNEKVQRQKSPP; via the exons atggcGACTGATCTGTCTGAAGCTGAACCCGTGCATCATAAGGCGCTTCCACTCTTAACGGGAGCTCAGCTGATCCACACGGACAAGTTAAGTGAG AAAGTTGAAGACGACACGATGCCGATCCGTCGCTCAGTGAATAATTCTTCCCGGGAAACTCCTCCCAAAAGCAAACCTGCTGAAGGTGAAGAGGTCAAAGCAG ATGCGGAAGTAACTTCTGAGGAGTCTGCCTCTGTTGGAGAAGAACAAGAGAGTGAAACCCTGCCTGCTGCATCCAATGAAGCAGAACAGCCAAAGGAACCTGAGAatgaagggaagggggaaacaaAGTCCtcagaagaaaccaaaaagga TGAGAAGGATCAGtctaaggaaaaggagaagaaggtgaAAAAGACCATTCCTGCGTGGGCTACTCTTTCTGCTAGCCAGCTAGCTAGGGCACAGAAGCAGACTCAGATGGCTGCCACCTCACGTCCCAAAATGGATGCTATTTTAACTGAGGCTATCAGG GCGTGCTTTCAAAAGAGTGGTGCATCAGTCGTTGCAATACGTAAATACATCATCCACAAATACCCTTCCCTGGAGCTTGAGCGGAGAGGCTATCTTCTAAAGCAAGCGTTGAAAAGGGAGCTGGAGAGGGGACTCATTAGACAG GTGAAGGGAAAGGGAGCTTCTGGGAGCTTTGTGGTGGTGTCTAGTGCAGGAAAAACTGTTCCAAAAGCCAGAGACAGAAAG AAAAGCACTTCCGCTCCGACTGCAGAGCAACAAGTCAAGCTGGAAGATATCCTGCCGCTGGCTTTCACCCGCCTTTGTGAGCCGAAGGAAGCTTCTTACAGCCTGATCAAGAAATATGTGTCTCAGTATTACCCCAAACTCAAAGTAGATATAAG ACCCCAGCTCTTGAAGAATGCCCTGCAGAGAGCTGTAGAGAAGGGCCAGTTAGAGCAGATCACAGGGAAGGGAGCGTCTGGGACATTCCAG CTGAAGAAATCAGGGGAGAAGCCCCTGCTGGGTGGGACTCTGATGGAAGACGCCATCCTGTCTGCAATTGCGGCCATGAACGAACCGAAGACCTGCTCCACCACAGCGCTGAAGAAGTATATCCTGGAAAACCACCCAGGGACCAACTCCAACTTCCAGG TGCATCTACTAAAGAAAACCCTGCAGAAATGTGAAAAGAATGGCTGGATGGAGCAAATTTCTGGAAAGGGCTTCAGCGGAACCTTTCAGCTTTGCTTCCCTTATTACCCTAG CCCAGATGTGCTCTACCCAGAGAAGCAGCAGGATGAGGACTCCGAGGAATctgatgaggaagaagaggatgaatctgaggaggaggaagaatcgGAAGAGGAAGAGTCTGAGGAGGAAGAGCCACCACCAAAGAAGAG gATGCAGAAGAGGCCGCCTCCAAAATCACGGAGCAGGGCCCCTCCGATGAAGCGAAGGGAGTCCAAACCCAAGCCAAGAAAAACCCCCGCAGCCCACCGGGGGAAAGCAAAGCCCCCTCCCAAGGTCAAAACCCCCGCGAAGAAAGCCAAACCAGCAGCCTCAGCCATCAAGAAACCCTCTGGTGGCAGCTCTTCCAAGAAACCAGCAGCCAGCGGGAGGAAGGAAGTGAAACCCTCGGCCAAGGGCAAATCCACCATGAGGAAATCTCTCCGggcaaaaaa ACAGCAGGAACAGGATGATTGGGGGAATGTGATTCTTAATGAGAAGGTGCAACGGCAGAAGAGTCCTCCCTAG
- the HP1BP3 gene encoding heterochromatin protein 1-binding protein 3 isoform X2: MATDLSEAEPVHHKALPLLTGAQLIHTDKLSEKVEDDTMPIRRSVNNSSRETPPKSKPAEGEEVKADAEVTSEESASVGEEQESETLPAASNEAEQPKEPENEGKGETKSSEETKKDEKDQSKEKEKKVKKTIPAWATLSASQLARAQKQTQMAATSRPKMDAILTEAIRACFQKSGASVVAIRKYIIHKYPSLELERRGYLLKQALKRELERGLIRQKSTSAPTAEQQVKLEDILPLAFTRLCEPKEASYSLIKKYVSQYYPKLKVDIRPQLLKNALQRAVEKGQLEQITGKGASGTFQLKKSGEKPLLGGTLMEDAILSAIAAMNEPKTCSTTALKKYILENHPGTNSNFQVHLLKKTLQKCEKNGWMEQISGKGFSGTFQLCFPYYPSPDVLYPEKQQDEDSEESDEEEEDESEEEEESEEEESEEEEPPPKKRMQKRPPPKSRSRAPPMKRRESKPKPRKTPAAHRGKAKPPPKVKTPAKKAKPAASAIKKPSGGSSSKKPAASGRKEVKPSAKGKSTMRKSLRAKKQQEQDDWGNVILNEKVQRQKSPP; this comes from the exons atggcGACTGATCTGTCTGAAGCTGAACCCGTGCATCATAAGGCGCTTCCACTCTTAACGGGAGCTCAGCTGATCCACACGGACAAGTTAAGTGAG AAAGTTGAAGACGACACGATGCCGATCCGTCGCTCAGTGAATAATTCTTCCCGGGAAACTCCTCCCAAAAGCAAACCTGCTGAAGGTGAAGAGGTCAAAGCAG ATGCGGAAGTAACTTCTGAGGAGTCTGCCTCTGTTGGAGAAGAACAAGAGAGTGAAACCCTGCCTGCTGCATCCAATGAAGCAGAACAGCCAAAGGAACCTGAGAatgaagggaagggggaaacaaAGTCCtcagaagaaaccaaaaagga TGAGAAGGATCAGtctaaggaaaaggagaagaaggtgaAAAAGACCATTCCTGCGTGGGCTACTCTTTCTGCTAGCCAGCTAGCTAGGGCACAGAAGCAGACTCAGATGGCTGCCACCTCACGTCCCAAAATGGATGCTATTTTAACTGAGGCTATCAGG GCGTGCTTTCAAAAGAGTGGTGCATCAGTCGTTGCAATACGTAAATACATCATCCACAAATACCCTTCCCTGGAGCTTGAGCGGAGAGGCTATCTTCTAAAGCAAGCGTTGAAAAGGGAGCTGGAGAGGGGACTCATTAGACAG AAAAGCACTTCCGCTCCGACTGCAGAGCAACAAGTCAAGCTGGAAGATATCCTGCCGCTGGCTTTCACCCGCCTTTGTGAGCCGAAGGAAGCTTCTTACAGCCTGATCAAGAAATATGTGTCTCAGTATTACCCCAAACTCAAAGTAGATATAAG ACCCCAGCTCTTGAAGAATGCCCTGCAGAGAGCTGTAGAGAAGGGCCAGTTAGAGCAGATCACAGGGAAGGGAGCGTCTGGGACATTCCAG CTGAAGAAATCAGGGGAGAAGCCCCTGCTGGGTGGGACTCTGATGGAAGACGCCATCCTGTCTGCAATTGCGGCCATGAACGAACCGAAGACCTGCTCCACCACAGCGCTGAAGAAGTATATCCTGGAAAACCACCCAGGGACCAACTCCAACTTCCAGG TGCATCTACTAAAGAAAACCCTGCAGAAATGTGAAAAGAATGGCTGGATGGAGCAAATTTCTGGAAAGGGCTTCAGCGGAACCTTTCAGCTTTGCTTCCCTTATTACCCTAG CCCAGATGTGCTCTACCCAGAGAAGCAGCAGGATGAGGACTCCGAGGAATctgatgaggaagaagaggatgaatctgaggaggaggaagaatcgGAAGAGGAAGAGTCTGAGGAGGAAGAGCCACCACCAAAGAAGAG gATGCAGAAGAGGCCGCCTCCAAAATCACGGAGCAGGGCCCCTCCGATGAAGCGAAGGGAGTCCAAACCCAAGCCAAGAAAAACCCCCGCAGCCCACCGGGGGAAAGCAAAGCCCCCTCCCAAGGTCAAAACCCCCGCGAAGAAAGCCAAACCAGCAGCCTCAGCCATCAAGAAACCCTCTGGTGGCAGCTCTTCCAAGAAACCAGCAGCCAGCGGGAGGAAGGAAGTGAAACCCTCGGCCAAGGGCAAATCCACCATGAGGAAATCTCTCCGggcaaaaaa ACAGCAGGAACAGGATGATTGGGGGAATGTGATTCTTAATGAGAAGGTGCAACGGCAGAAGAGTCCTCCCTAG
- the HP1BP3 gene encoding heterochromatin protein 1-binding protein 3 isoform X3, with protein MPIRRSVNNSSRETPPKSKPAEGEEVKADAEVTSEESASVGEEQESETLPAASNEAEQPKEPENEGKGETKSSEETKKDEKDQSKEKEKKVKKTIPAWATLSASQLARAQKQTQMAATSRPKMDAILTEAIRACFQKSGASVVAIRKYIIHKYPSLELERRGYLLKQALKRELERGLIRQVKGKGASGSFVVVSSAGKTVPKARDRKKSTSAPTAEQQVKLEDILPLAFTRLCEPKEASYSLIKKYVSQYYPKLKVDIRPQLLKNALQRAVEKGQLEQITGKGASGTFQLKKSGEKPLLGGTLMEDAILSAIAAMNEPKTCSTTALKKYILENHPGTNSNFQVHLLKKTLQKCEKNGWMEQISGKGFSGTFQLCFPYYPSPDVLYPEKQQDEDSEESDEEEEDESEEEEESEEEESEEEEPPPKKRMQKRPPPKSRSRAPPMKRRESKPKPRKTPAAHRGKAKPPPKVKTPAKKAKPAASAIKKPSGGSSSKKPAASGRKEVKPSAKGKSTMRKSLRAKKQQEQDDWGNVILNEKVQRQKSPP; from the exons ATGCCGATCCGTCGCTCAGTGAATAATTCTTCCCGGGAAACTCCTCCCAAAAGCAAACCTGCTGAAGGTGAAGAGGTCAAAGCAG ATGCGGAAGTAACTTCTGAGGAGTCTGCCTCTGTTGGAGAAGAACAAGAGAGTGAAACCCTGCCTGCTGCATCCAATGAAGCAGAACAGCCAAAGGAACCTGAGAatgaagggaagggggaaacaaAGTCCtcagaagaaaccaaaaagga TGAGAAGGATCAGtctaaggaaaaggagaagaaggtgaAAAAGACCATTCCTGCGTGGGCTACTCTTTCTGCTAGCCAGCTAGCTAGGGCACAGAAGCAGACTCAGATGGCTGCCACCTCACGTCCCAAAATGGATGCTATTTTAACTGAGGCTATCAGG GCGTGCTTTCAAAAGAGTGGTGCATCAGTCGTTGCAATACGTAAATACATCATCCACAAATACCCTTCCCTGGAGCTTGAGCGGAGAGGCTATCTTCTAAAGCAAGCGTTGAAAAGGGAGCTGGAGAGGGGACTCATTAGACAG GTGAAGGGAAAGGGAGCTTCTGGGAGCTTTGTGGTGGTGTCTAGTGCAGGAAAAACTGTTCCAAAAGCCAGAGACAGAAAG AAAAGCACTTCCGCTCCGACTGCAGAGCAACAAGTCAAGCTGGAAGATATCCTGCCGCTGGCTTTCACCCGCCTTTGTGAGCCGAAGGAAGCTTCTTACAGCCTGATCAAGAAATATGTGTCTCAGTATTACCCCAAACTCAAAGTAGATATAAG ACCCCAGCTCTTGAAGAATGCCCTGCAGAGAGCTGTAGAGAAGGGCCAGTTAGAGCAGATCACAGGGAAGGGAGCGTCTGGGACATTCCAG CTGAAGAAATCAGGGGAGAAGCCCCTGCTGGGTGGGACTCTGATGGAAGACGCCATCCTGTCTGCAATTGCGGCCATGAACGAACCGAAGACCTGCTCCACCACAGCGCTGAAGAAGTATATCCTGGAAAACCACCCAGGGACCAACTCCAACTTCCAGG TGCATCTACTAAAGAAAACCCTGCAGAAATGTGAAAAGAATGGCTGGATGGAGCAAATTTCTGGAAAGGGCTTCAGCGGAACCTTTCAGCTTTGCTTCCCTTATTACCCTAG CCCAGATGTGCTCTACCCAGAGAAGCAGCAGGATGAGGACTCCGAGGAATctgatgaggaagaagaggatgaatctgaggaggaggaagaatcgGAAGAGGAAGAGTCTGAGGAGGAAGAGCCACCACCAAAGAAGAG gATGCAGAAGAGGCCGCCTCCAAAATCACGGAGCAGGGCCCCTCCGATGAAGCGAAGGGAGTCCAAACCCAAGCCAAGAAAAACCCCCGCAGCCCACCGGGGGAAAGCAAAGCCCCCTCCCAAGGTCAAAACCCCCGCGAAGAAAGCCAAACCAGCAGCCTCAGCCATCAAGAAACCCTCTGGTGGCAGCTCTTCCAAGAAACCAGCAGCCAGCGGGAGGAAGGAAGTGAAACCCTCGGCCAAGGGCAAATCCACCATGAGGAAATCTCTCCGggcaaaaaa ACAGCAGGAACAGGATGATTGGGGGAATGTGATTCTTAATGAGAAGGTGCAACGGCAGAAGAGTCCTCCCTAG